The genomic segment GCCCGCGCGATAGAACCGAGCGCTTGCCGCCACGGGTTCACCCGAGACCGTCGAGGCGCCCGCGTCCACCACAAACGCCCCGCCCTTGGGCGGCAGCACCTCGCCGGCAACCACAATCCAGCCGTCGTATCCGTCCGCGCCATCGGTCGCGCGCCATGCGAGGGCCTCGGCCGCCACCGGCTCGCCGCCGATCTGCGCCCAGGCGCTGCCGGGATCGATCGCATCGGTTGCCGTCAGGCGAAGCGCAATCGAAGTCTCCAAACCGATCACATGGCCTTCATCCCGCTTCTCCACGGGAAGAACGTCCTCGGGGATTGACGGTGTGCTGCCGCCGTTCCCCCGGATCGGGAGGCCCCGGTAGCCCGTTGTCCGGTTGCTGAATCCGCTCGCGCCGCACGCATTCACCGCGCGGACTTCATAGTGGTAGATGATATTCGTCACGATGAACTCGCCGGGGTTGAAGCAACCCCGGTTCACAAGCACGTAGCTTGGCGCCTTCGCCAGCGTATCCGAGAAGCGCGGGGCTTCGGACGTGCCGATGAGTTCGCGGCGGTCCGGCTCCAGCAGGGGCGCGCGGAAAACCTCGTACATCATCGTATTCGGCACCGCGCTCCAGATGAGTTCCACACGATCATCAAACACCCCGTCGCTTGCCGACAGATTTTCCGGAGTGTCCAGGGTTTCGCAGCCGAGCTGCACTATCGTGGCGGTCCGCGGGCTGTCCGCGGCGCCCGGCGCCTCCAGGCGCACCGTCCCCGTCCGGTTCGACGCGCGCGGATTCGGAGCCACCGTCACCTGAATTGCGCCGTCGTTCGTACCGTTCGAATCCGAGGTGATCGAGAGGAAATCCGCGCCCGTTTCGAGCGACGCGGTCCAGCTCAGGGTTCCCGTACCCCCGTTTTCTATCGTGATGTTGATCGCGCCACCAGCGGACCCCACCGACTGTTCCAGGGGCACCACGCGCAGCACCGGTGTGCGCGACGTCTGCACCAGCATTACGGTCTGCGGGCTGTTCGCCGCGCCCGGCGCGACGACGCGAATCGTCGCCGTCCGATCTTCCATGCTGCTGTTTTCGCTTACGCTCACCGTGATGGCGCCATCGTTCGACCCCGACGTACCCCCCGTGATCGACGCGAAGTTCGCGCCGCTCGTTACCGACGCGGTCCAATTCATGGTCCCCGTGCCCGCGTTCTGCACCTGAAAACTGGCCATACCCGCGCTCGACCCCACCGACTGGGTCTCCGGAGACACGAGCAAGACCGCTTCCTGCGCGGTCTGCGTGATGGTGACCTCCACCGGGCTGTTCGCCGCGTCAACCGATTCCACGCGCAGGCGCGCCGTGCGGTTTTCCATCGCGGTGTTCGTCTGGAACGTCACCGTGATCAGGCCCGCGTCCGTGCCGCTCGAACCGCCCGTGATGGTGGCGAAGGAAGCCCCTTCTACCACCGCCGCCGTCCAGTTCATCGACCCCGTACCGCCGTTCGTCACCGTCAGCGACGCCGTGCCCGCCGCGGATCCAATCAGCTGGCTGGATGGCGTCACTTGAAGCAGCGGCGCGCCCGCCTGCTGCGTGATAGTGACCGTGGCCGGCGCATTGAGCGCGCCCGGCGCCGTCACCGACAAGGTCGCCGTGCGCTGGAGCGCCGAAGGATTTGGAGCCACTGTCACGACAAAAGTCCCGTCGTTGGTCCCCATGCCGCCCGACGTTATGCTCGCGAAGCCCTGGCCCGTCAGCATAAACGCGTTCCAATCAAACGAGCCGGTGCCCACATTGCTCACGCGAATGACCAATTCTTCGCCCACGGCCGGGACAATGGGGTCCGATGGCGTCACCGAGAGCACCGGGGTGGCCGGCCCCTGGTTGACCGTCAAGGTTACAGGTTCGCCAGAGACATCGGGCGAAGATACAAGCAGCGTGCCGGTCCGGGCTTCTTCCAATGGGTTCGGCGCCACCGAAATCGTGATCACATCGTCATTGACGCCAACCGAACCCATATTGATCGTGATGAAATCGGCGCCCGTATCCACGGCGGCCGTCCAGTCAATCGCTCCAGCGCTTCCCGACACCGAAACGTTAAACGAAAGATTCCCGCCGCTCGGGCCAATATCGCGCACCAGTGGCGTCACGCTGAGCGTCGGCAACTCCACGAACACCGCCCGGACCGATTTGTTGGAGTCCATTTCAAGCAGCTCGGGATTCAGCGTGCTGTCGGCGTCGCCTTCCCAGCGATCGAAGCGCCAGCCATCCTCCGGAACCGCCGTCAACTCCACAATCGCGTTTGCGGTGTACAGGCCGCCGCTCGGCGACAGCGATATGCTGCCCTGGCCAGTCACGGAAGTGTCCAGTTTGTACCGCGTATCCCACAGCAGAATTCCCCTGCCGCCCGCGCCGCCATCGTTCCCCAGGACCGTGCCCACGCCGCCCGCGCCGCCGGCCACCGTTACGGCGCCGTTGGACTCGGATAGCGACTGGATCAGGATACTGCCGCCCGCGCCGCCGCCACCGCCGGAAAGATTGGATCCGCCGGGAGCGCCATCGGCCTCGATCGCGCCGTTGTTGATAATGCGCGCGGCCTCAATGATGATGACGCCGCCGCCGTTGCCGCCGAACGCGGCCACGTTCGCAAAGTTGGCCACCTGGCCGCCGCGCCCGCCGCCGCTGCCGAAGCGCGGGAACGGATACGTGTCCCGGAAGCCCTGTCCAAACGCCGACGCCGCCGAATCAAAGGATTGCCCCCCCAGGCCCCCCGTCTGCGAGCCTTGGCCGGTCGTGCCCCGTGCGCCCGCCTCGCGGTGGCCGCCGCCGCCGCCCGCGCCCGGGTTGTTGCCGTTGTTGATCTCGCCAAAGCCACCGCCGCCGCCGCCGCGATTCGCGTTGGTGCTGATCGTCCCCGCATTGCCCCAAGAGTCGCCCTGTTGTCCGATCAGGCCCGGCGCGCCGCCCTCCATCGTCCCGCCCCGGTACCCCTTGCCCGTCGCGCTGATCGAGGCGCCCGCCTCAATCGTTAGGGTCCCGCGCACCTTCAGCCGAAGCACGCCCCCGAGTGACGGATCCACCGCGCTGCCCGCGTTTCCGCTGTAGGGGCTGACCGTAAGGACGCCCCCGCTGGATATCGTGAGATTCTCCAGGTTGGGCACCTGATCGGCGGCGGACGGGTTGTAGGCCGCCGGGTCGGAGCCGCCGCGCACCTGCGACCAGAGATCCTGGACGGTGGTCTCGCCCGGCGGAGCCGTGAACGATCCGTGGCGCCCGTCGCCGAAATCAAAGCTCGGCTGCGCGTATGCGTGAAACGCCGCCGCCGCCAGAATTGCCGGCAGCAGTCGCGCCGCAACGTAGAAGCCGGGGGTCAAACGTCGCGGGAGGGGGGTACGGGGTCCCATTAGATACATCCCTTCGTGTGGCTGGCCTTGCCCGCGGGGCAAGTGGCCGGGGGCGGCGCCGGGAGCGCCGCACGTGTCCGATTCCCAGATGCGTGTGTCGGGGCGCCGGGAATGGCGCGCATCCCGTGTACTGTACAATACACGCAAGGGCTATATCCCGTAACCGGGGACAAAAGTTCCCCACGATTCATGCCGCGGCCCAGGGGCTACCACGTCGCGATGACGTCGCCCCCATGGATGCGCGCCTGGCAGGCCAGACGCTCGTTGGGGCGCAGGCGCATGTCCAGTTCCATGGCGTTGCGGGGCATCAGGTTGTCCATGCCCGACTCAATCACAAGCACGCACGTCCCACAACTCCCGGCAGCGCAACCAAATGGCACGCCGAGCACCTCGCAGGCGTCCTTGATCGCCGCGCCACGGTCCAGTTCCAAGCATTTTCCGTCGATGGTCAATCGGGGCATGTAACTCTGTAACTCCATTAAAACAAACTGTTTATGGCATCAGATGCGCGCGGCTTGGCTGGCGCCGTACCGGCCCGAGGGGACAAAAACGGGAAACGGCCCAGGCCCGCGTGCTATCCTCACGCATACAATTGCAGGGGTACTGCATGAAGGAGGTTTGGCCCAATGTCCCACCTGAAAACCTTGAGCCGGCGGCCGCGGGTGGCCCAGGAAGGCGTCACCACCCCGCTGGAATCCGCCATCATCACCGTTCTAAGCGT from the Candidatus Hydrogenedentota bacterium genome contains:
- a CDS encoding BACON domain-containing protein; translated protein: MGPRTPLPRRLTPGFYVAARLLPAILAAAAFHAYAQPSFDFGDGRHGSFTAPPGETTVQDLWSQVRGGSDPAAYNPSAADQVPNLENLTISSGGVLTVSPYSGNAGSAVDPSLGGVLRLKVRGTLTIEAGASISATGKGYRGGTMEGGAPGLIGQQGDSWGNAGTISTNANRGGGGGGFGEINNGNNPGAGGGGGHREAGARGTTGQGSQTGGLGGQSFDSAASAFGQGFRDTYPFPRFGSGGGRGGQVANFANVAAFGGNGGGVIIIEAARIINNGAIEADGAPGGSNLSGGGGGAGGSILIQSLSESNGAVTVAGGAGGVGTVLGNDGGAGGRGILLWDTRYKLDTSVTGQGSISLSPSGGLYTANAIVELTAVPEDGWRFDRWEGDADSTLNPELLEMDSNKSVRAVFVELPTLSVTPLVRDIGPSGGNLSFNVSVSGSAGAIDWTAAVDTGADFITINMGSVGVNDDVITISVAPNPLEEARTGTLLVSSPDVSGEPVTLTVNQGPATPVLSVTPSDPIVPAVGEELVIRVSNVGTGSFDWNAFMLTGQGFASITSGGMGTNDGTFVVTVAPNPSALQRTATLSVTAPGALNAPATVTITQQAGAPLLQVTPSSQLIGSAAGTASLTVTNGGTGSMNWTAAVVEGASFATITGGSSGTDAGLITVTFQTNTAMENRTARLRVESVDAANSPVEVTITQTAQEAVLLVSPETQSVGSSAGMASFQVQNAGTGTMNWTASVTSGANFASITGGTSGSNDGAITVSVSENSSMEDRTATIRVVAPGAANSPQTVMLVQTSRTPVLRVVPLEQSVGSAGGAINITIENGGTGTLSWTASLETGADFLSITSDSNGTNDGAIQVTVAPNPRASNRTGTVRLEAPGAADSPRTATIVQLGCETLDTPENLSASDGVFDDRVELIWSAVPNTMMYEVFRAPLLEPDRRELIGTSEAPRFSDTLAKAPSYVLVNRGCFNPGEFIVTNIIYHYEVRAVNACGASGFSNRTTGYRGLPIRGNGGSTPSIPEDVLPVEKRDEGHVIGLETSIALRLTATDAIDPGSAWAQIGGEPVAAEALAWRATDGADGYDGWIVVAGEVLPPKGGAFVVDAGASTVSGEPVAASARFYRAGAPEKGAGNAPLSVEPFVFGDAEAGQFLAGRGDVYQVLPSELYPDPVLVQIPVPSGVAAGDVALYYFASDERGSGWYPADRVIGWLAAPVTVTEDGAYIEILIHHGGIVRAGLAPGVPVPVAGAVFPADYGTLLVFVAALAAMAGLGRRRAARSRG
- a CDS encoding (2Fe-2S)-binding protein; translated protein: MPRLTIDGKCLELDRGAAIKDACEVLGVPFGCAAGSCGTCVLVIESGMDNLMPRNAMELDMRLRPNERLACQARIHGGDVIATW